The following are from one region of the Paenibacillus sp. KS-LC4 genome:
- a CDS encoding DUF1292 domain-containing protein, producing the protein MDQGEVLIPQPLERLREAFGPQIELLAGGGVMETFVIKAEFKLGSYVYAALQSEAMKGEDEVELFRVIGEHGEEPELETIEDDEEWELASEAYDDLLFAGDERP; encoded by the coding sequence ATGGATCAAGGCGAGGTACTAATCCCGCAGCCGCTTGAGCGGCTGCGGGAAGCCTTCGGTCCTCAAATCGAGCTGCTTGCGGGCGGCGGCGTAATGGAAACATTCGTCATCAAGGCTGAGTTTAAACTCGGTTCCTACGTCTATGCGGCGCTCCAGTCGGAAGCGATGAAGGGCGAGGATGAAGTGGAGCTTTTCCGCGTCATTGGCGAGCATGGCGAAGAGCCGGAGCTGGAAACGATTGAGGATGATGAAGAATGGGAACTGGCATCTGAAGCTTATGACGATTTGTTATTTGCTGGCGATGAGCGACCTTAA
- a CDS encoding DUF1292 domain-containing protein, which yields MTKDDMQFEEPEIIYIPDEDGNEEEFEVIMKFEVDGSDQKYMMVVPLVGESEEEDEVYAFRYEEDGDDLQLYTIEDEEEWNIVEETFNTLLGELEEEN from the coding sequence ATGACAAAGGATGATATGCAGTTCGAAGAGCCGGAAATTATTTATATTCCGGATGAAGACGGCAATGAAGAAGAATTCGAAGTCATCATGAAGTTTGAAGTGGATGGCTCTGATCAGAAATATATGATGGTCGTTCCGCTCGTTGGCGAGAGCGAAGAGGAAGACGAGGTCTATGCCTTCCGCTACGAGGAAGATGGCGATGACCTTCAGCTGTACACGATTGAAGACGAGGAAGAGTGGAACATCGTAGAGGAGACGTTTAATACGCTGCTCGGCGAATTGGAGGAAGAAAATTAA
- a CDS encoding peptidase U32 family protein, with protein sequence MAVKPELLTTASSLEELERLIAAGADAFLIGEARYGMRLAGQFDLEMIRQAVELAAPQGVNIYVSVNNLMENKVVESLPGYLQALTEAGVNGVMFGDPAVLMAARSAAPDMPLHWNAEMTSTNYATAEYWRKRGATRFVLARELNMDQVIEIKENSTMPIEVQVHGLTNIYHSKRSLVNSYLDHQKDSGKLGSASKEQGLYVMEAERKDERFPIFEDANGTHILSSDDICMLENLHELMEIGVESLKIEGLLKTIEYNEVVVRAYRNVIDTYMADPEGYRFQDEWLEPIKEVQDPRRELSFGFFYKEQVY encoded by the coding sequence ATGGCGGTAAAGCCAGAATTATTAACGACAGCTTCATCTTTGGAGGAACTGGAGCGCCTAATTGCTGCCGGGGCTGATGCTTTCCTAATTGGAGAAGCACGCTACGGCATGCGTCTTGCTGGGCAATTTGATTTGGAAATGATCAGGCAGGCGGTAGAGCTGGCGGCGCCTCAAGGCGTAAACATTTATGTATCGGTAAATAATCTGATGGAAAACAAAGTCGTGGAATCTTTGCCTGGCTATTTGCAGGCATTGACCGAGGCTGGCGTAAACGGCGTTATGTTCGGTGACCCCGCTGTATTGATGGCTGCACGGAGTGCGGCTCCTGACATGCCGCTGCATTGGAATGCCGAGATGACTTCAACGAATTATGCGACAGCAGAATATTGGAGAAAGCGCGGTGCTACGCGGTTTGTGCTTGCCCGCGAGCTGAATATGGATCAGGTCATTGAAATCAAAGAAAATTCTACCATGCCCATTGAGGTACAGGTTCATGGCTTGACGAATATTTATCATTCCAAGCGCTCGCTTGTGAACAGCTATTTGGATCATCAGAAAGACTCCGGCAAGCTTGGCAGCGCCAGCAAGGAGCAAGGGCTATACGTGATGGAAGCTGAGCGTAAGGATGAACGCTTCCCTATTTTTGAGGATGCCAACGGCACGCATATTTTGAGCTCGGATGATATTTGCATGCTGGAAAATCTACATGAGCTAATGGAAATTGGTGTAGAGAGCTTGAAAATTGAAGGGCTGCTCAAAACGATAGAATACAATGAGGTCGTCGTGCGGGCTTATCGCAACGTTATTGACACCTATATGGCTGATCCGGAGGGCTACCGTTTTCAGGATGAGTGGCTGGAGCCGATTAAGGAAGTGCAAGATCCACGGCGTGAACTAAGCTTTGGTTTCTTTTATAAAGAACAAGTGTATTGA
- the alaS gene encoding alanine--tRNA ligase — protein MKASEIRSKWLAFFESKGHTIEPSASLVPHNDPSLLWINAGMAPLKAYFDGRVIPENPRITNSQKCIRTNDIENVGKTRRHHTFFEMLGNFSIGDYFKEEAITWAWEFLTGKEWIGFDPERLSVTVYPEDEEAYAFWNKKIGLPEERIYKLDENFWDIGEGPCGPCTEIFYDRGDKYGDLNDPECWPGGENERFLEVWNLVFSQFNHNKDGSYTPLPNKNIDTGAGLERFASILQDVDSNFDTDLFMPIIERTCELAGVKYHVNAEHDVALKVIADHIRTVAFAVGDGVMPSNEGRGYIIRRLLRRAVRYGKTIGIDRPFLHELTATVGEVMGVYYDEVVSKREFIEKVIRTEEERFHETLSDGLALLTTLVDAARAAGGKEIGGEDAFRLYDTYGFPFDLTEDFAAENDLTVDRAGFDAAMEAQRERARAARQDTGGMKIQGGALGEFTVKSEFVGYNELVIESTITAIVQEDALIDSASEGSEVFVLLDRTPFYAESGGQIGDRGIISGQGFSLQVKDVTKAPHGQSVHHALVVSGTVKTGEKVQAAVAKAVREDVIKNHTATHLLHKALKEVLGTHVNQAGSLVEAERLRFDFSHFGSITDEELVEIERRVNEQIWNSTDVTITNKSLAEAKEMGAMALFGEKYGDVVRVVQVGDYSLELCGGCHVASTSQIGVFKLISESGIGSGVRRIEAVTGRYAYSYTESQLDLLGQAAALLKSSNGDVPKRIEALHAQVKELGRENESLQAKLSRIEAGSLEQQAKQIGEVTVLSAQVNAPTIDALRGISDELKLKLPSAVIILGAVQEDKVSLVASVSADLVKKGLHAGKIIKEAAAVCGGSGGGRPDMAQAGGKDASKLEEALKLAEELVLAQANVI, from the coding sequence ATGAAGGCTAGTGAAATTCGGTCAAAATGGCTCGCTTTTTTCGAAAGTAAAGGACATACAATTGAGCCGAGCGCATCGCTCGTGCCGCACAACGATCCATCGCTGCTATGGATTAACGCAGGCATGGCGCCGCTGAAGGCTTATTTTGACGGACGCGTCATTCCGGAAAATCCACGGATTACGAATTCGCAGAAGTGCATTCGCACCAACGATATTGAAAATGTCGGCAAAACGCGCCGTCATCATACGTTTTTTGAAATGCTAGGCAATTTCTCCATCGGTGACTATTTCAAGGAAGAAGCGATTACGTGGGCTTGGGAGTTTCTCACAGGCAAGGAGTGGATCGGCTTCGATCCAGAGCGCCTATCGGTTACCGTTTACCCGGAGGATGAGGAAGCCTATGCGTTCTGGAATAAAAAAATCGGCCTGCCTGAGGAGCGCATCTACAAGCTGGATGAAAACTTTTGGGATATCGGCGAAGGCCCATGCGGACCTTGTACGGAAATTTTCTATGACCGCGGCGACAAATACGGCGATTTGAATGATCCCGAATGCTGGCCGGGCGGCGAAAACGAGCGTTTTCTGGAAGTATGGAACCTCGTATTTTCGCAATTCAACCATAACAAGGATGGCAGCTATACGCCGCTTCCGAACAAAAACATTGATACAGGTGCAGGCCTAGAGCGCTTTGCTTCCATTTTGCAGGATGTCGATTCGAACTTTGATACCGACCTATTCATGCCCATTATCGAGCGTACGTGTGAGCTTGCCGGAGTGAAATATCATGTGAATGCTGAGCATGATGTGGCGCTGAAAGTGATTGCTGACCACATCCGCACGGTTGCTTTCGCTGTCGGCGACGGCGTTATGCCTTCTAACGAGGGACGCGGCTACATTATTCGCCGTTTGCTCCGCAGAGCGGTTCGTTACGGAAAAACGATCGGCATCGACCGTCCATTCCTGCATGAGCTGACTGCTACTGTCGGTGAAGTAATGGGCGTATATTATGACGAGGTTGTGTCCAAACGCGAATTTATCGAGAAGGTTATTCGCACAGAGGAGGAGCGTTTCCACGAGACGTTATCCGACGGGCTTGCTTTGCTCACGACGCTGGTAGATGCGGCACGCGCAGCTGGCGGCAAGGAAATCGGCGGGGAAGATGCATTCCGCCTGTATGACACCTATGGCTTCCCGTTTGACCTGACGGAGGACTTTGCAGCGGAAAACGATTTGACCGTTGACCGTGCAGGCTTTGACGCAGCAATGGAAGCGCAGCGTGAACGCGCACGTGCAGCTCGTCAGGATACGGGCGGCATGAAGATTCAAGGAGGAGCACTGGGCGAATTCACGGTTAAAAGCGAATTTGTTGGCTATAATGAGTTGGTAATTGAATCGACGATTACGGCGATCGTGCAAGAGGATGCGCTAATAGACAGCGCGAGCGAAGGCAGCGAAGTGTTTGTACTGCTTGACCGCACGCCGTTTTATGCGGAGAGCGGCGGCCAAATTGGCGACCGCGGCATCATTTCGGGCCAAGGCTTCTCCTTGCAGGTGAAGGATGTAACGAAGGCGCCGCATGGCCAAAGCGTGCATCATGCGCTCGTTGTATCAGGCACCGTGAAGACGGGCGAGAAAGTACAGGCGGCTGTTGCGAAAGCGGTTCGTGAGGATGTCATTAAAAACCATACAGCTACCCATTTGCTGCACAAAGCGCTCAAGGAAGTGCTGGGCACGCATGTCAATCAGGCTGGTTCCCTTGTTGAAGCGGAGCGTCTGCGTTTTGACTTCTCCCACTTTGGCAGCATTACCGATGAGGAGCTTGTAGAAATCGAGCGCCGCGTCAATGAGCAAATTTGGAACAGCACCGATGTGACCATTACGAACAAGTCGCTGGCAGAAGCGAAGGAAATGGGCGCTATGGCTTTATTCGGTGAAAAATATGGCGATGTCGTCCGCGTTGTGCAAGTTGGCGACTATAGCCTTGAGCTTTGCGGCGGCTGCCACGTAGCCAGCACTTCGCAAATCGGCGTGTTCAAGCTGATCAGCGAAAGTGGAATTGGCTCAGGCGTACGCCGGATAGAAGCCGTTACAGGTCGCTATGCTTACAGCTACACGGAAAGCCAGCTTGATTTGCTGGGGCAAGCAGCAGCCTTGCTGAAATCGAGCAATGGAGATGTGCCTAAGCGGATTGAAGCGCTGCATGCGCAGGTGAAGGAGCTTGGCCGCGAGAATGAATCGCTGCAAGCGAAGCTAAGCCGGATCGAAGCGGGCTCGCTTGAGCAGCAGGCGAAGCAAATCGGCGAAGTTACGGTGCTTAGCGCTCAAGTAAATGCGCCAACTATAGATGCGCTGCGCGGCATTTCGGATGAGCTGAAGCTCAAGCTGCCTTCTGCGGTTATTATTCTTGGCGCTGTACAAGAGGATAAAGTTAGCCTCGTAGCGTCGGTATCTGCTGATTTGGTGAAGAAGGGGCTTCACGCTGGCAAAATTATTAAAGAAGCAGCAGCGGTGTGCGGCGGAAGCGGCGGTGGCCGTCCTGATATGGCGCAGGCTGGCGGCAAGGACGCTTCAAAATTGGAAGAAGCACTGAAACTTGCGGAAGAACTGGTTCTCGCCCAAGCAAATGTGATATGA
- the ruvX gene encoding Holliday junction resolvase RuvX, translating to MRTMGLDYGDRNIGVAVSDPFGWTAQGVEVVKKRRDNGELERLAEIVQQYEVSEIVLGLPKNMNNTIGPRGEISIEFAEQLRQKLHLPVHLWDERLTTVAAERTLIEADVSRKKRKLVVDKMAATLILQNYLDSKGLR from the coding sequence ATGAGAACAATGGGACTCGATTACGGCGATCGCAACATTGGTGTTGCGGTAAGCGATCCTTTTGGCTGGACTGCGCAAGGGGTCGAGGTCGTGAAGAAGCGCCGTGACAATGGCGAATTGGAACGGCTCGCCGAAATTGTGCAGCAGTATGAGGTTAGTGAAATCGTCTTGGGACTTCCGAAGAACATGAATAACACCATCGGTCCACGAGGCGAGATTAGTATTGAATTTGCAGAGCAGCTTCGACAGAAACTACACTTGCCTGTTCACCTTTGGGACGAACGGTTGACTACTGTGGCCGCAGAGCGTACTCTCATAGAAGCGGATGTCAGCCGTAAGAAGCGAAAGCTGGTAGTGGACAAAATGGCGGCAACGCTCATTTTACAAAATTATCTCGATTCTAAGGGCTTGCGTTAA
- the mltG gene encoding endolytic transglycosylase MltG: MDNAKRQSTKPGKVRIAFYVFLSILGVITTVVGGAFIYLWLQLEPTKTAEAKQIVIPNSASASQISDVLQEEGIIKNALIFKYYLKLEKQGGKFQAGTYLMNPGMDKADVIAMLNSGSTVKQETIRFTIPEGLTVLQIADKLSEEKLIDKNKFLELADKQQTWSNADAVNEISADAKLHHRLEGYLFPETYEMKKGSTEQEILNRMVSELDVKLAQLPNDWTIQLEKRKLTIHQLLTIASLVEREVVVDEERPIVASVIYNRLNKPMKLQIDATVQYALDKPKERLYNKDLKVDSSYNTYLVDGLPPGPIAAPSLSSIKAALYPQETEYFFYVTKKDGTGQHLFAKTFNEHNNNIANSNKTAQSK, translated from the coding sequence TTGGACAACGCAAAGAGGCAGTCAACTAAGCCTGGCAAGGTTCGTATCGCTTTTTACGTATTTTTAAGCATTTTAGGCGTCATCACGACAGTGGTGGGCGGCGCGTTTATTTATTTATGGCTTCAATTAGAGCCAACCAAGACAGCGGAGGCCAAGCAGATTGTCATTCCAAACAGCGCCTCAGCGAGTCAAATTTCCGATGTACTGCAAGAGGAAGGGATTATTAAAAATGCCCTGATCTTTAAATATTATTTGAAGCTGGAGAAACAAGGCGGCAAATTTCAAGCGGGCACGTATTTAATGAATCCCGGCATGGATAAGGCCGATGTCATTGCTATGCTGAACAGCGGCAGCACCGTCAAGCAGGAGACGATCCGCTTTACGATTCCAGAGGGGCTTACGGTATTGCAAATTGCCGATAAACTGTCGGAAGAGAAGCTGATCGACAAAAATAAATTTTTGGAGCTTGCCGATAAACAGCAGACGTGGAGCAATGCGGATGCGGTAAATGAAATTTCCGCTGATGCCAAGCTGCATCACCGGCTGGAAGGGTATTTGTTTCCAGAAACCTATGAAATGAAGAAGGGCAGCACCGAGCAGGAAATATTGAATCGTATGGTTTCTGAGCTTGATGTCAAGCTTGCACAATTACCTAATGATTGGACAATTCAGCTGGAAAAACGCAAGCTTACGATTCATCAGCTGCTTACGATTGCATCCTTGGTCGAGCGCGAGGTAGTTGTTGACGAGGAGCGTCCAATCGTTGCGAGCGTTATATATAATCGCTTGAACAAGCCGATGAAGCTGCAAATAGATGCAACGGTGCAATATGCACTCGATAAGCCGAAGGAACGTTTATATAATAAGGATCTAAAAGTTGACAGCTCTTATAACACCTATTTGGTTGACGGCCTCCCGCCCGGACCGATTGCGGCCCCAAGCCTTAGCTCAATCAAAGCGGCGCTGTATCCGCAGGAAACGGAATATTTTTTCTATGTAACTAAGAAGGATGGAACGGGACAGCATCTATTTGCTAAAACCTTTAACGAGCATAACAATAATATTGCTAACAGCAACAAAACTGCGCAGTCTAAGTAA
- a CDS encoding IreB family regulatory phosphoprotein has product MSSMDKTMKFDVLPESLEASSQDILLSVHEALLEKEYNPINQIVGYLLSGDPAYIPRHNNARSLIRKKERDELIEELVRFYLNNKKT; this is encoded by the coding sequence ATGAGTTCCATGGACAAAACGATGAAGTTTGATGTGCTGCCGGAAAGTTTGGAAGCCTCCTCACAGGATATTTTGCTGTCTGTGCATGAAGCGCTTCTGGAGAAAGAATACAATCCGATTAATCAGATTGTAGGCTATTTGCTCTCCGGTGATCCCGCGTATATTCCGCGGCACAACAACGCCAGGAGCCTGATTCGCAAGAAGGAACGCGATGAACTCATTGAAGAGCTTGTCCGGTTTTATTTGAACAATAAGAAAACATAA